The following proteins are co-located in the Calliphora vicina chromosome 2, idCalVici1.1, whole genome shotgun sequence genome:
- the LUBEL gene encoding E3 ubiquitin-protein ligase lubel isoform X1 produces the protein MSSHANNRNGGMLITRNERSMPKWVTEQSDRIGPRPPPPPLTPENGHAPPKQPNLPPKTKMQPEPDYEVIEFSNQQYSNAPLRPNSASSGSKTPDNKLKCTLCGSGNPWVTCEECAQQIFCASCDDMFHKHPKRKDHQRKTIEKSRPPIPPKVLPGQPGPSPPVAPPRRNKRGLMTPIMQRKDQGNAMPGPFPVPPSPTPSMKNASWKERFGSLPRGLNLLNRPLPETPKTPSESSRSTTPKSVFDNIQRPPSVALEKIKSKANATLDRMQLLQQRYRQQKEQMERDRSGSVTDQNMSAFDQWSSISQSPSHFVSGSMSSGINSSHLDLMDDTNFNLFHQRQMAMQHHQMASQRANQLGQRGMSSSVFNLNQINRKQPVTNNGWMNNPMQQAQSMAQLNCANCAHQQSQWNGPHQHHQHMHMQQDPWSNQLSSQQHLNRSNMSLNVPAGYMMQPQMNGMYPPPTFMNQRGLVHPMYPQQYMGGMPVMNPGLMGMPPSTSRAASRAGSRMASPAMSRKSVTLRRKQRSSYIDDEATDDEDSDEDDRRSITSNRSGISRSLQRRMSSASQIQLEDDIESSQAKSHRNRARNQRRDSIAKSVHSDWAPGRRTSSSNNNRSADSGFNSPLKPSRIYSDLDSEGSGTRALVQAKIEQKLKEETLKQKQSRPKRQSQSPTPQKTSAAVQTPAVKQAIKQENAKTVTNEPVKPVREPSQSESEEEEQVNVKKEPVEVEEKPESATEEEESESEETEPESEQESKQIEENEIEEDDLGPPPSTPDHEWECEFCTFVNEANIKICSICCKTPSIKPKKAIKSISPPKQIKTPLVKKEKEHTKVKETQKPMEKEPVKDKSGTIKKKPITSSQSSSIQNTITNNTEIEKITNNIQTTKPDSAHNTDDGNESTTNTHKVKESVEDIWATLDENIQATAHEVTRKAESKKTSKVSTACGTSSKSASVERQENDSRHSQAREIGTSPPPQSISTQTYDTLPVHKPETRDEAIAKPTPQPLYNDIIQQTNFPPSPKIQDLKSFEAEVLNKIHNISHVPSQHHYQHSHQHTNHPVYSYSNDRQRYRSNNDLHMDDAMSMDFETFNGLGRRQPSISELMLLQKTSSQMHSPLGGSIYDLPYRELSSLRHNDMENHKESDLYKHTTEELNAALKYCGPDMHPLVWLRDNWPKLIQTVQSLATKYGQERAENTIGTISQMEARDALRMHTGNIWQAVSECIEQRQRKYRDISSKGNFSREDIVTALTTHQGNVELALLDLGRTQLKPFLMRIWGSPGGVENESGSQPLPASPHSSQSTHYNMDKDIHNFLSANASECMQTPNNTGAFPANNQTPSPFDRPASLNSPFENNNHMLDNTSSYSADSKDFANSPLPIDESIFSNKNVLKDLETLIGNMEHNQQKQNEKVLRSIHDMINNATPKTDNEYDSETMRILTKSPITSPKFKTTPNENNSENEADVKNFVWQHIQEIVPNLVQQVEMELMEDLDDKLKNNEVEETREITPEPIQVAPPPPPPPIDQDEFLMEEVIKPNIKNASIREELPPQYVYTAEIATFQLAFDKGLEREHEEEFEFETLEEASRQVYRMFKAPEAQTQQQTEESIQEIENPVNVNVTEIQTQEPNTEIAPKDEMTVSSETQLEELQIHREIPSSLDNTYLDEKPTAVNSVVNVDETQVENTTSSGTPSDLLPTNNEISSPPQEDHLQETVIQISETSKTESEVLTENNNTVSFNAEIVGTSVKSDEIPSTSKEVNLKETNIQTASSSERDNDKITTNDEVSNQKYEPLNSAEEIDAPIALQSVETSITADNKSLTESYDASPINIDPSTPSVSSLNNTITPISETAQTSDPEKSAQQPPVVINAKEKHENATTSTPRGKPNKQSKIRTKNINQYKRTTLKDLSKELEQAEAEIAISSAEKTINVPTIPTADMTPISEIIRNSTNLSEHESENLAQEANATSDHKQPSEEQNENQSKNVTTNLSKTNTTSSVEPASHTSNATIQTVPPIETKVSTNENSQPSLNKRISKIPVRRTSSNKSLINSSTVLTKTNSNGDMKSQEPNLPVAATASQKGIPQPTTEMNNSDNQSHTILTEDESEEEELYSIESDTTEVSSRADQFQSPSTTSEMFLVIQQEGNSTIAPSTSSSTLHSTISQSSGLKSPTEFIPSGDPSKQNLSELVEDTQRLIKQMKDEISIDDFESSTDEYSDEYSDEYDDEEEGEEEEDGDWEEGEEEEDEDEYDDITEDITEENEDLSIDEDSISKTQSPLPSQESQDHRELHNSSALSNITESSDHSQALLSDHFEQDAPITTETNDTQNQIISVEETAAFVETENNLPELPVETVINNTLERSQSSMQFVESENSLPELSVETVLPNVNTLSQDDQVLTTQQHFNTQQDSEEKSALVSGLRDILSASISIVNELETENGLPEFPVEVVLASSAVNSKDFQNVTATQDSQELVTVSQNENEQILKTEESSNDSSKEANHEQDSKTVNDLTSTSNENKTIPHNPIDEQQTPTELETISNNDSKTETTTTQHDLPTTSNATRNLSTAPIEAKAQRSASETNDDNVPSTSKGIRSSVSNKKSNDEIKTGVKKTPTASKIPKPKEIPKDTKPKDTPTLKPQNEFKKKLYTRSKSFSGPPTPIGIASVKTISQKFISPTLNATKTATPKHYPTVTRKSSIVEAINKLTRPSSSSAEKPAVSSLFKSRTQPRIPKKKYHETCFSDDDYESSSSEEEMEPLEVRQRKFSVPVFRAYPSVQEPEEVNTEELVEKFMKEELAGTFAEAQIAATLVAMKFQQDVSLWAAKECRDLDHAVALLKQECELCSGTYALNQIVSMLKCTHKCCKQCAKTYFTVQITERSINDCSCPFCKLPELHNQTEHEDENLEYFSNLDIFLKSILEPEVHELFQRKLRDRTLLKDPNFKWCVQCSSGFFARPKQKRLICPDCGSVTCAQCRKTWQKQHEGIPCDQYLEWESANDPEVQAKGVQEHLEHNGIDCPKCKFRYSLARGGCMHFTCTQCKYEFCYGCAKPFMMGAKCTISPYCAKLGLHAHHPRNCLFYLRDKLPVQLQILLKNNAVSFEVDPIETADDVDDNEPSSSKKKELLCPIPIQKETPTGLVDTICNGEVPEKHAGMCRTHYVEYLTAKVAKAKIDPLPIFDLTDCVQELRRRGIALPERGPWDTDEIYKTMCSEVIQKNIPLDMA, from the exons ATGAGCTCACATGCAAATAATAGAAATGGAGGGATGTTAATCACTCGAAATGAACGTTCTATGCCAAAATGGGTG ACAGAACAAAGTGATCGCATTGGTCCAAGACCACCACCGCCACCTTTAACGCCCGAAAATGGTCATGCACCACCTAAACAGCCAAATTTGCCGCCAAAAACTAAGATGCAACCGGAACCGGACTATGAAGTCATTGAATTCTCTAATCAACAGTATTCAAATGCTCCACTACGACCAAATTCTGCCAGTTCGGGCTCAAAGACTCCTG ataataaactaaaatgtactttatgtGGCTCTGGCAATCCTTGGGTTACTTGTGAAGAATGTGctcaacaaatattttgtgcTTCTTGTGACGACATGTTTCACAAGCATCCAAAACGTAAAGATCATCAAAGAAAG ACCATCGAAAAGTCACGTCCACCCATACCGCCAAAGGTTTTGCCAGGCCAACCTGGTCCCTCACCGCCAGTGGCTCCACCCAGACGCAACAAACGCGGCTTAATGACACCCATTATGCAACGCAAGGATCAG GGTAATGCAATGCCGGGACCATTTCCTGTACCTCCATCACCCACTCCATCAATGAAGAATGCATCTTGGAAAGAACGTTTTGGTTCTTTGCCCAGAGGTTTGAACTTATTAAATCGCCCGTTGCCCGAAACTCCCAAGACACCTAGTGAGTCGTCACGGTCAACGACGCCTAAATCAGTATTCGATAATATACAACGACCGCCCTCGGTGGCGTTGGAGAAGATCAAAAGCAAGGCAAACGCTACTCTGGATCGCATGCAATTGCTGCAGCAACGCTATAGACAACAAAAAGAACAAATGGAGAGAGATCGCAGCGGCTCGGTAACAGATCAG AATATGTCAGCATTCGATCAATGGTCAAGCATTTCACAATCGCCATCACATTTTGTTTCTGGCAGCATGTCGTCTGGTATCAACTCATCCCATCTAGACCTAATGGATGATACTAATTTCAATTTGTTCCATCAGCGTCAAATGGCTATGCAGCATCATCAAATGGCCTCGCAACGTGCCAATCAATTAGGTCAACGAGGCATGTCGAGTTCTGTATTTAATCTAAATCAGATAAATCGCAAACAGCCCGTTACAAACAATGGATGGATGAATAATCCTATGCAACAG gcTCAATCTATGGCTCAGTTAAATTGTGCCAACTGTGCCCATCAGCAATCTCAATGGAATGGTCCCCATCAACATCACCAGCACATGCATATGCAGCAAGATCCCTGGAGTAATCAATTGTCATCACAGCAACATTTAAATCGTTCCAATATGTCCTTAAATGTGCCCGCTGGCTACATGATGCAACCCCAAATGAATGGCATGTATCCGCCACCCACATTCATGAACCAAAGGGGTTTAGTCCATCCAATGTATCCACAGCAATATATGGGAGGAATGCCTGTTATGAATCCAG GTTTAATGGGTATGCCTCCATCCACTTCTAGAGCAGCTTCACGAGCAGGTTCTCGCATGGCTTCACCAGCAATGAGCCGCAAGTCTGTGACGCTAAGGCGTAAGCAACGCTCTAGTTATATCGATGATGAAGCCACCGATGATGAAGATTCCGATGAAGATGATCGTCGCTCCATAACATCAAACCGTTCTGGTATTTCCCGATCACTACAGAGACGCATGTCTAGTGCTTCCCAAATTCAACTTGAAGACGATATTGAATCGTCTCAAGCCAAATCACACCGTAATCGAGCACGAAACCAACGCAGAGATTCTATTGCTAAATCCGTTCATAGTGATTGGGCTCCAGGAAGAAGAACATCATCAAGCAATAATAATCGTTCAGCCGATTCGGGTTTCAATAGTCCGCTCAAACCCTCACGTATATATTCAGATTTAGATTCAGAGGGTTCTGGAACCAGAGCATTGGTACAGGCTAAAATCGAACAAAAGCTAAAAGAAGAAACTCTCAAGCAAAAACAGTCGAGACCCAAAAGGCAGAGCCAATCCCCAACACCCCAAAAGACAAGTGCAGCAGTACAAACACCTGCTGTTAAACAAGCAATTAAACAGGAGAACGCCAAAACTGTTACTAACGAACCAGTGAAACCAGTGAGAGAACCATCGCAAAGTGAATCGGAAGAAGAGGAACAAGTCAATGTTAAGAAAGAACCGGTAGAGGTGGAGGAAAAACCAGAAAGCGCAACGGAAGAAGAAGAAAGTGAAAGTGAGGAAACAGAACCCGAATCTGAACAAGAGTCCAAACAAATAGAGGAGAATGAAATAGAAGAAGACGATTTGGGTCCTCCTCCCTCCACGCCAGACCACGAATGGGAATGCGAATTTTGTACATTTGTGAATGAGGccaatattaaaatctgttctATTTGTTGTAAAACTCCCAGTATCAAACCAAAAAAAGCCATAAAATCGATATCGCCACCAAAACAAATTAAGACTCCTTTGGTTAAAAAGGAGAAGGAACATACAAAAGTAAAAGAAACACAGAAGCCAATGGAGAAGGAACCTGTCAAAGATAAAAGTGGTACGATTAAGAAAAAACCAATTACGTCGTCACAATCATCATCCATCCAAAACACCATAACAAATAACactgaaattgaaaaaattacaaacaatatTCAGACAACGAAACCCGACTCTGCTCACAATACAGACGATGGAAATGAATCCACAACAAACACGCACAAAGTGAAAG aaTCTGTGGAGGATATTTGGGCTACATTGGATGAAAATATTCAGGCTACAGCCCATGAGGTTACACGTAAGGCAGAATCGAAAAAAACTTCCAAAGTATCTACTGCTTGTGGTACTTCTTCCAAGTCAGCAAGCGTTGAACGGCAAGAAAACGATTCAAGACACTCTCAAGCCAGAGAAATAGGTACTTCACCACCGCCTCAAAGTATTTCCACTCAA ACTTATGATACTTTACCCGTCCATAAACCAGAGACTAGGGATGAGGCTATTGCGAAGCCAACACCACAACCCTTGTATAATGATATAATACAA cAAACAAATTTCCCTCCATCTCCCAAGATACAAGACTTGAAATCTTTCGAAGCcgaagttttaaacaaaattcacaatattAGTCATGTACCCTCCCAACATCACTATCAGCATAGTCATCAACATACAAATCATCCCGTGTACTCCTATTCCAACGACCGTCAGCGTTATCGCAGTAACAACGATTTACATATGGATGATGCAATGTCTATGGATTTTGAGACATTTAATGGTTTAGGAAGGCGACAACCATCCATAAGTGAATTGATGCTGTTGCAGAAA aCTTCTTCACAAATGCATTCCCCTTTGGGTGGTAGCATCTATGATCTACCCTACCGCGAACTATCCTCACTCAGACACAATGATATGGAAAATCATaaa GAATCTGATTTATATAAACATACCACGGAAGAGCTGAATGCAGCTCTGAAATACTGTGGACCTGATATGCATCCTCTAGTCTGGCTACGAGACAACTGGCCCAAACTTATACAAACTGTGCAAAGTTTGGCCACTAAATATGGCCAGGAGAGAGCTGAAAATACCATTGGAACTATATCACAGATGGAAGCTAGAGACGCATTACGCATGCATACTGGCAATATATGGCAAGCAGTATCGGAATGTATAGAACAGAGACAGCGGAAATATCGCGACATTTCCTCAAAAGGCAACTTTTCCCGAGAAGATATTGTAACAGCTCTTACCACACACCAAGGCAATGTGGAGTTGGCTCTGCTAGACTTGGGACGTACACAATTGAAACCATTTCTTATGAGAATCTGGGGTTCTCCAGGGGGTGTAGAAAATGAGAGCGGTTCTCAGCCTTTACCAGCTTCACCACACTCATCACAATCAACACACTATAACATGGATAAAG ACATTCATAATTTCCTCAGTGCCAATGCTTCAGAATGCATGCAAACGCCAAACAATACTGGTGCTTTCCCTGCCAATAATCAGACGCCATCACCATTCGATCGACCAGCTTCATTAAACTCTCCATTCGAAAACAATAATCATATGCTCGATAATACATCCAGTTACAGTGCAGACAGTAAAGACTTTGCCAACAGCCCACTACCCATAGACGAATCAATATTCAGTAATAAAAATGTCCTCAAAGATCTTGAGACTCTGATTGGCAATATGGAACACAATcagcaaaaacaaaacgaaaaagtACTACGATCGATTCACGATATGATTAACAATGCAACTCCCAAAACCGACAACGAATATGATTCGGAAACCATGAGAATACTAACCAAAAGCCCCATAACCTCACCCAAATTCAAGACTACTCCCAATGAAAATAACTCCGAAAATGAAGCAGATGTTAAGAACTTTGTTTGGCAGCATATACAGGAAATTGTGCCAAATTTGGTGCAACAAGTGGAAATGGAATTAATGGAAGACCTTGAcgataaacttaaaaataatgaagTTGAAGAAACGAGAGAAATCACACCTGAACCTATACAGGTTGCTCCCCCACCACCACCGCCACCAATAGATCAGGATGAATTTCTCATGGAAGAAGTTATaaaaccaaatattaaaaatgcttcTATTCGAGAAGAATTGCCTCCCCAATATGTTTATACCGCAGAAATTGCAACTTTTCAACTGGCATTTGATAAGGGTTTGGAGAGGGAACATGAAGAAGAATTCGAGTTTGAAACATTGGAAGAGGCATCAAGACAAGTGTATAGAATGTTTAAAGCTCCTGAAGCTCAAACGCAACAACAGACAGAAGAGTCTATACAAGAAATAGAAAATCCAGTTAATGTTAATGTGACAGAAATACAAACACAAGAACCAAATACAGAAATCGCACCAAAAGATGAAATGACCGTGTCTTCTGAAACTCAATTGGAAGAATTACAAATACACAGGGAAATTCCCAGCTCACTTGACAATACTTATTTGGATGAAAAACCAACCGCAGTTAATTCTGTGGTTAATGTGGATGAGACTCAAGTAGAGAACACGACTTCTTCTGGAACTCCATCTGACTTATTACCAACGAATAATGAAATCTCAAGTCCACCTCAAGAAGACCATTTGCAGGAAACAGTTATTCAAATATCTGAAACATCAAAAACTGAATCCGAGGTGTTGACAGAAAACAATAATACAGTTAGTTTCAATGCTGAAATAGTAGGCACCTCagttaaaagtgatgaaattccAAGCACATCCAAAGAAGTTAATTTGAAGGAAACTAATATTCAAACAGCATCCTCATCTGAAAGAGACAATGATAAGATAACAACCAACGATGAAGTTTCAAATCAAAAATATGAACCGTTAAATTCGGCTGAAGAAATTGATGCTCCTATTGCACTACAATCTGTTGAAACATCAATTACGGCAGATAATAAGTCCTTAACAGAAAGTTATGATGCCTCTCCTATAAACATTGACCCTTCCACTCCATCTGTATCATCATTAAATAATACCATAACTCCAATATCTGAAACAGCACAAACATCCGATCCTGAAAAGTCTGCGCAACAACCGCCTGTAGTTATAAATGCTAAGGAGAAACATGAAAATGCAACCACATCAACTCCAAGAGGTAAACCCAATAAACAATCTAAGATtcgaacaaaaaatataaatcaatacAAGCGAACAACCCTTAAAGATCTTTCAAAAGAATTGGAACAAGCTGAAGCTGAGATAGCAATAAGCAGTGCTGAAAAGACAATTAATGTTCCAACAATTCCCACTGCAGATATGACTCCGATTTCTGAAATCATACGAAATTCAACGAATCTATCAGAACATGAATCAGAAAATCTTGCCCAAGAGGCTAATGCTACTAGTGACCATAAACAACCTTCTGAAGAACAGAATGAAAATCAATCTAAAAATGTTACTACAAACTTATCTAAAACTAATACAACTTCTTCAGTAGAACCAGCATCACATACTTCCAATGCAACAATTCAAACAGTTCCCCCAATCGAAACGAAAGTTTCGACAAATGAAAATTCGCAGCcttctttaaataaaagaatatcAAAAATTCCTGTACGCCGAACTTCCAGTAATAAAAGTCTAATTAATTCCTCCACAGTCTTAACAAAAACCAATTCAAATGGGGATATGAAATCGCAAGAACCGAATTTACCTGTTGCGGCTACTGCTAGTCAAAAAGGAATTCCACAACCAACCACCGAAATGAACAATTCAGATAACCAGTCTCATACTATTCTTACCGAAGATGAATCTGAAGAGGAAGAACTTTATAGCATCGAAAGTGATACAACTGAAGTTTCTTCTAGAGCAGATCAGTTTCAATCACCAAGTACCACTAGCGAAATGTTCTTAGTGATACAACAGGAAGGAAATAGTACTATTGCACCGTCAACGAGTAGTTCCACTCTACACTCCACAATAAGTCAATCATCGGGTTTAAAATCTCCAACTGAATTCATACCATCCGGTGATCCATCGAAACAGAATCTTTCTGAATTAGTAGAAGACACCCAAAGACTGATCAAACAAATGAAAGATGAAATAAGTATTGATGATTTTGAATCGTCTACAGACGAATACTCAGACGAATACTCCGATGAGTATGATGATGAAGAAGAGGGCGAAGAAGAGGAAGATGGTGACTGGGAAGAGGGGGAAGAGGAGGAGGATGAAGATGAGTATGATGATATAACTGAAGATATAACAGAGGAAAATGAAGATCTTAGTATTGATGAAGACTCCATCAGCAAAACCCAATCTCCTCTACCAAGCCAAGAATCTCAAGATCACAGAGAACTACACAACAGTTCAGCCTTATCCAATATAACCGAATCATCCGATCATTCACAAGCATTACTTTCTGATCACTTTGAACAGGATGCGCCAATAACCACAGAAACTAATGACAcacaaaatcaaattatttctGTAGAAGAAACTGCTGCATTTGTTGAAACTGAAAATAATTTGCCAGAACTGCCTGTAGAAACTGTAATTAATAACACTTTAGAAAGGTCACAATCTTCTATGCAATTTGTAGAATCGGAAAATAGTCTTCCTGAATTGTCAGTTGAAACTGTTTTACCAAATGTCAATACTTTATCACAAGATGATCAAGTATTGACCACACAGCAGCATTTTAACACACAACAAGATTCTGAAGAAAAATCTGCATTAGTTAGTGGTTTAAGAGATATACTTTCAGCTTCTATTTCCATAGTTAATGAATTGGAGACAGAGAACGGTTTACCAGAGTTCCCCGTGGAAGTAGTTTTAGCCAGTTCAGCAGTAAATTctaaagattttcaaaatgttacGGCAACCCAAGATTCACAAGAACTTGTAACAGTTTCACAAaatgaaaatgagcaaatattaaaaacggAAGAAAGTTCAAACGATTCAAGTAAAGAAGCGAATCATGAGCAGGACTCGAAAACTGTAAATGATCTAACATCAACTAGCAATGAGAACAAAACTATTCCACACAATCCAATAGATGAACAACAAACTCCAACAGAATTGGAAACCATTTCTAATAACGATTCAAAAACAGAGACCACCACAACCCAACATGATTTACCAACAACAAGTAATGCTACTAGAAATTTGTCAACTGCTCCAATCGAAGCAAAAGCTCAACGTAGCGCTTCGGAAACCAATGACGACAATGTACCCTCCACTAGTAAAGGTATTAGATCATCTGTATCtaacaaaaaatcaaatgatgaaATAAAAACGGGAGTCAAAAAAACACCGACAGCTAGTAAAATACCAAAACCAAAAGAAATTCCCAAGGATACAAAACCAAAAGATACTCCAACATTAAAACCACAAAATGAGttcaaaaagaaattatatacaCGATCAAAGTCATTTTCTGGACCACCAACACCGATTGGCATTGCATCTGTAAAAACTATAAGTCAAAAGTTTATAAGTCCAACGTTAAATGCAACAAAGACAGCAACACCAAAACATTATCCCACCGTTACGAGAAAATCATCTATTGTAGAAGCCATAAATAAACTTACTAGACCCTCCTCCAGCAGCGCAGAAAAACCAGCTGTTAGTTCTCTATTCAAATCGAGAACTCAGCCACGCATACCTAAAAAGAAGTATCACGAAACCTGTTTCTCGGATGATGATTACGAATCTTCATCATCAGAAGAAGAAATGGAACCGCTTGAAGTAAGACAACGTAAATTCAGTGTTCCCGTTTTCAGAGCCTATCCCAGTGTACAAGAGCCCGAGGAGGTTAATACAGAG gaACTTGTGGAAAAGTTCATGAAAGAAGAATTGGCGGGCACTTTTGCTGAAGCACAAATAGCTGCTACTTTGGTAGCTATGAAGTTCCAACAAGATGTTTCATTATGGGCCGCTAAAGAGTGTAGAGATCTCGATCATGCAGTTGCCTTACTAAAACAGGAATGTGAACTTTGTAGTGGCACTTATGCTCTCAACCAAATCGTATCCATGCTCAAGTGTACCCATAAATGTTGCAAACAATGTGCCAAAACTTATTTCACCGTACAG ATAACCGAACGCAGTATTAACGATTGTAGTTGTCCTTTCTGCAAATTACCCGAATTGCATAATCAAACCGAACACGAAGATGAAAATCTGGAATATTTCTCCAACTtggatatatttttgaaaagcataCTTGAACCCGAAGTACATGAATTATTCCAGCGTAAACTTAGAGATCGTACATTACTCAAAGATCCTAATTTTAAATGGTGTGTACAATGCTCTTCGGGATTCTTTGCCAGGCCTAAACAAAAGCGACTCATATGCCCCGATTGCGGTTCAGTGACCTGTGCTCAATGTCGGAAAACG TGGCAAAAACAACATGAAGGCATTCCCTGTGATCAATATTTGGAATGGGAATCTGCCAATGATCCCGAGGTACAAGCCAAGGGAGTTCAAGAGCATTTAGAACACAATGGCATCGACTGTCCAAAATGTAAATTTAGATATTCTTTAGCCAG AGGAGGCTGTATGCATTTCACTTGCACCCAGtgcaaatatgaattttgttatgGCTGTGCCAAACCATTTATGATGGGTGCCAAATGTACCATTTCACCATATTGTGCTAAATTAGGTCTGCATGCCCATCATCCCcgcaattgtttattttatttgcgcGACAAACTGCCGGTACAACTGCAGATT